The DNA segment CAACTCCGCCTTTTGAAGCATGATACCCTACTACAGGAACATCTGCATTTCCCACTAGGCCGAAAATTGAAGCTATGTTGATGATCCTGCCATAACCTCTTTTCAGCATCTCTTTTCCAAATTCACGAGTACACTGAAATGTACCGGTGAGCTCTAAATCTATATTATGCTGCCAGATTTCATTGGTCATTTCCTCCAAAGGTGCAGAACCTCCGCTCCCTGCATTATTAACCAAGATGTCGACTTTGCCAAATTCCTTTATAATGGCTGCTACAGAATCTCTTACTTGATCAAGCTTTGTAACATCGCAGGGAACAACCAGGCACTTTACTCCTGTTTCCCGTATCTCTTGCGCCACTTCTTCAAGTTTATTCTTTCTTCTTGCCATAATAGCCACATCGGCTCCCTGTCTTGCTAAAGCTAAAGCAAATTGTCTTCCCAGGCCCGCAGAGGCTCCTGTTACTGCGGCTACTCTCTCTGTTAAATCGAACATATTCATCTCTCCTTTTTGCTTTTACTGTCCACAGCTCTTATAAGAATTTCGCAAAAAATACTATCTTATTATTAGATTTTATCCAAGCTTTGGCCAGCTTTTTTTGCAATTATTATAATTATAATAACTTTTATTACATATTTTATGTAAACTACATATAAAAAATCGTTTTTTGTGCATTATACACATAACACATAAGCGGGGGGAAATACTAACAGAGCTTCGGGCTTCTGAGAATTTATGGGATTTGCAGATAATCAAGAAGTATCCGCTATATGCATGAGGGTAATAGGT comes from the Tepidanaerobacter acetatoxydans Re1 genome and includes:
- a CDS encoding SDR family NAD(P)-dependent oxidoreductase is translated as MFDLTERVAAVTGASAGLGRQFALALARQGADVAIMARRKNKLEEVAQEIRETGVKCLVVPCDVTKLDQVRDSVAAIIKEFGKVDILVNNAGSGGSAPLEEMTNEIWQHNIDLELTGTFQCTREFGKEMLKRGYGRIINIASIFGLVGNADVPVVGYHASKGGVVNFTRAAAAEWATRGVTVNALCPGFFPSEANNPEAMAAMDSFIRRCTPMKRPGKEGELDSAIIFLAADESTYVTGSIVTCDGGWTCV